A single Paenibacillus sp. FSL R5-0517 DNA region contains:
- a CDS encoding extracellular solute-binding protein, which translates to MKKLRKASSITLCLTLFATLLAACGSTNEEGSATSTIEGVKKEGFPIVDKTLTLKVMSQDAGVADWSTMPVLQEMEKLSGIKLEYQLSPIDSFETKKNLVFASGDLPDMFYAADLKPAEQVTYGSQGILIPLEKYIDEGYAPNIKKILDENPDVRKSFTTPDGHMYALPFIDKAAVWYRGPMWYNGEFLKALNVEEPKTTEELYTYLKRVKEEDPNGNGQQDEIPLTSVKLDDLRMFFFGFWGMYNEGIYSDKDGKVHYPYQEEGYKGYLTFMNRLWKEDLLDHETFSQTGDQKKAKGVSNKLALFNDYHPYFTLGGEPSTDHPLMTPVKSEVADSPVYGKHPGMSARGTFAITSSNPSPEATMRWIDYLYSYEGATLFNQGPEGVLWQFKDKENHVKEWLPVPGGGDREEYRGKITPNFGILTPGINDPEVAKGLRTEFDEWIDQQNQEKLVPIGKAPFPNVYLTNEEQSEATALLSDLDTYVKQMEAKFVTGQEPLENWDKYIAQMKKMGSDRIIELYQGAYDRWNSGQ; encoded by the coding sequence ATGAAAAAGCTTCGCAAGGCTTCATCCATTACACTCTGTCTCACCTTATTCGCAACATTGCTTGCAGCCTGTGGTTCAACCAATGAAGAAGGAAGTGCGACCTCCACAATTGAGGGGGTCAAAAAAGAAGGTTTCCCCATTGTAGACAAAACACTAACGCTGAAGGTCATGTCCCAGGATGCGGGTGTAGCCGACTGGAGCACAATGCCTGTGCTGCAAGAGATGGAGAAATTGTCGGGCATCAAGCTGGAATACCAGCTATCACCGATCGACAGCTTTGAAACGAAAAAAAATCTGGTATTTGCCAGCGGGGACTTGCCGGATATGTTCTATGCTGCGGACCTCAAGCCAGCCGAGCAGGTGACATATGGCAGCCAAGGCATCCTGATCCCGTTGGAGAAATACATTGACGAAGGTTACGCCCCGAATATCAAAAAGATTCTCGATGAGAACCCGGATGTCCGCAAATCATTTACAACACCTGATGGACATATGTATGCACTCCCATTCATTGATAAAGCCGCTGTGTGGTATAGAGGCCCAATGTGGTACAACGGGGAGTTCCTAAAGGCACTTAACGTAGAAGAGCCTAAGACCACGGAAGAATTGTATACGTATCTCAAGCGTGTCAAAGAAGAAGACCCGAATGGCAATGGCCAGCAAGATGAGATTCCGCTAACTTCTGTAAAACTGGATGATCTTCGCATGTTTTTCTTCGGCTTCTGGGGGATGTACAACGAAGGTATCTATTCCGATAAGGACGGAAAAGTTCACTACCCTTATCAAGAAGAAGGCTATAAAGGGTATCTGACATTCATGAATCGCTTGTGGAAAGAAGATTTGCTGGATCATGAGACCTTCTCTCAAACAGGCGATCAGAAAAAAGCAAAAGGTGTAAGCAACAAACTTGCACTGTTCAACGATTACCATCCATACTTCACGCTCGGTGGTGAGCCAAGCACGGATCATCCGCTGATGACACCCGTGAAGAGCGAAGTGGCAGACTCTCCGGTATACGGCAAACACCCAGGTATGTCGGCTCGCGGTACCTTTGCGATTACGAGCAGCAACCCGTCACCCGAGGCGACGATGAGATGGATTGATTACTTGTACAGCTATGAAGGTGCGACTCTGTTCAATCAAGGTCCGGAAGGTGTGTTATGGCAATTCAAAGACAAGGAAAATCACGTAAAAGAGTGGCTCCCCGTTCCTGGGGGTGGAGATCGTGAAGAATATCGGGGTAAGATCACGCCGAACTTTGGTATCTTGACACCGGGCATTAATGATCCCGAAGTAGCGAAGGGTCTTCGCACCGAATTTGATGAGTGGATTGACCAGCAGAATCAAGAGAAGTTGGTACCTATTGGTAAAGCACCATTTCCTAACGTTTATCTGACAAATGAAGAGCAAAGCGAAGCCACCGCTCTATTGTCTGACCTGGATACGTACGTCAAGCAGATGGAAGCAAAGTTTGTGACGGGTCAGGAACCCCTTGAGAACTGGGATAAGTACATTGCACAGATGAAGAAAATGGGCAGTGACCGTATCATCGAACTGTATCAGGGAGCATACGACCGCTGGAATTCCGGGCAATAA